One Sporichthyaceae bacterium DNA segment encodes these proteins:
- a CDS encoding VOC family protein encodes MTTLDLEALAARREQIADSYLKSRADRSPSTARGIHHVALLSSDVETTVRFYDGILGFPLVEVMENRDYPGSTHFFFDLGNDNLLAFFDFPGLDVGGYAEVLGGLHHIAISVSPHKWAAAADRLAEAGIEHTVHSDVSLYFRDPDGARLELLADPLGEMYGTDIL; translated from the coding sequence ATGACCACCTTGGACCTCGAGGCCCTTGCGGCCCGGCGGGAACAGATCGCGGACAGCTACCTGAAGTCCCGTGCTGATCGCTCACCGAGCACTGCCCGCGGCATCCATCACGTGGCGCTGCTGTCCTCCGACGTCGAGACCACGGTGCGGTTCTACGACGGCATCCTCGGATTCCCGTTGGTCGAGGTGATGGAGAACCGCGACTACCCCGGGTCCACCCACTTCTTCTTCGACCTGGGTAACGACAACCTCCTGGCGTTCTTCGACTTCCCCGGGCTCGACGTCGGCGGCTACGCCGAGGTGCTCGGCGGGCTGCACCACATCGCGATCTCAGTCAGCCCGCACAAGTGGGCTGCCGCAGCGGATCGACTGGCCGAGGCCGGCATTGAGCACACCGTGCACAGCGACGTCTCGCTGTACTTCCGCGACCCCGACGGCGCGCGGCTGGAGCTGCTCGCCGACCCGCTCGGGGAGATGTACGGCACCGACATCCTCTGA
- a CDS encoding APC family permease, translated as MAQSLGSPPRGARVGVVKRVLVGSPLRSQQLSETLLPKWLALPVFASDAISSVAYATEEIVLVLAAGGAAAIGYASWVAAVVAMLLVIVVASYRQTCYAYPNGGGAFAVSLENLGENAALTAASALLVDYVMTVAVSIVSGVVAITSAFPSLQQHAAAMSVGFVLLLVVANLRGVRESGRAFAVPTYLFIVLTFLMFAVAAVRDVLGDLPQAATAGQQLVRTEHIGGVFTVLLCLKAFASGCTALTGVEAVSNGVPAFRKPKARNAALTLMAMGALAVSMFVGITVLALHLHARAQESGNPSVISQLAASTFGGHNPLYYAYQAATAGILVLAANTAFNGFPVLSSILAQSRYLPRQLRHRGDKLVFSNGIVLLGGFAAALIVGFNADIDKLIQLYIIGVFTSFTLSQAGMVRHWNRALAVADPARRARIHRSRAVSGVGAVATATVLIVVLYTKVTHGAWLAILAMISLFAMMKSIRRHYAHVSAELALDDGEALRLPSNTRAVVLVSQLHKPTMRALAQARAARPTSLVALTVNLDVEGSAQLREDWERAGLDIPLVVLDSPYREIVRPVLEYLRGLHRAGPRDVVTVFIPEYVVGRWWEQLLHNQSALRLKARLLFEPGVLVTSVPYQLRSSARTAAAEDPTTVA; from the coding sequence GTGGCTCAATCTTTGGGGAGCCCGCCACGGGGGGCTCGCGTCGGCGTCGTGAAGCGGGTGCTGGTCGGCAGTCCACTGCGCAGCCAGCAGTTGTCGGAAACGCTGCTGCCCAAGTGGCTGGCGCTTCCGGTCTTCGCCTCGGACGCGATCTCCTCGGTTGCCTATGCCACCGAGGAGATCGTGCTGGTGCTGGCCGCCGGTGGCGCGGCCGCGATCGGCTACGCCTCCTGGGTCGCCGCGGTGGTAGCGATGCTGCTCGTGATCGTCGTGGCCTCCTACCGGCAGACCTGCTACGCCTACCCGAACGGTGGCGGCGCGTTCGCGGTCAGCCTTGAAAACCTCGGCGAGAACGCCGCACTGACCGCTGCCAGCGCATTGCTGGTCGACTACGTGATGACCGTCGCGGTCTCGATAGTGTCCGGCGTGGTCGCGATCACCAGCGCGTTCCCGTCGCTGCAACAGCACGCGGCCGCGATGTCGGTGGGCTTCGTGCTGTTGCTGGTGGTCGCGAATCTGCGCGGTGTGCGGGAGTCCGGGCGGGCCTTCGCGGTGCCGACCTACCTGTTCATCGTGCTGACGTTCCTGATGTTCGCGGTCGCCGCGGTTCGCGACGTGCTCGGTGACCTGCCGCAGGCCGCCACCGCCGGGCAGCAACTGGTTCGCACGGAACACATCGGCGGGGTCTTCACAGTTCTGCTGTGCCTGAAGGCTTTTGCCTCCGGCTGCACCGCACTGACCGGGGTCGAAGCGGTCAGCAACGGGGTGCCCGCATTCCGCAAACCCAAGGCGCGCAACGCCGCCCTGACCCTGATGGCGATGGGCGCCCTGGCCGTTTCGATGTTCGTCGGCATCACCGTGTTGGCGCTGCACCTGCATGCGCGCGCGCAGGAATCCGGGAACCCGTCGGTGATCTCGCAATTGGCCGCGTCGACTTTCGGTGGGCACAACCCGCTCTACTACGCCTATCAGGCCGCGACCGCGGGGATCCTCGTGCTGGCCGCGAACACCGCGTTCAACGGGTTCCCGGTGCTGTCCTCGATCCTCGCGCAGTCCCGCTACCTGCCCCGGCAGTTGCGGCACCGCGGAGACAAACTTGTGTTCAGCAACGGGATCGTGCTGCTCGGCGGGTTCGCCGCGGCCTTGATCGTCGGCTTCAACGCCGACATCGACAAGCTCATCCAGCTCTACATCATCGGGGTGTTCACCAGCTTCACGCTGTCCCAGGCCGGGATGGTTCGCCACTGGAACCGGGCGCTGGCCGTGGCGGATCCGGCGCGGCGGGCGCGGATCCACCGGTCGCGGGCGGTGAGCGGCGTCGGAGCGGTGGCGACCGCGACCGTGCTGATCGTCGTGCTCTACACGAAGGTCACGCACGGAGCCTGGCTGGCGATCCTGGCGATGATCTCGCTGTTCGCGATGATGAAGTCGATCCGCCGGCATTACGCGCACGTCAGTGCCGAACTCGCGCTGGACGACGGCGAGGCTCTGCGGCTGCCCTCGAACACTCGCGCGGTGGTGCTGGTCTCCCAACTGCACAAGCCGACGATGCGTGCGCTGGCCCAGGCCCGGGCGGCCCGGCCCACGTCGCTGGTTGCGCTGACCGTCAACCTGGACGTGGAGGGCTCCGCGCAGCTGCGCGAGGACTGGGAACGGGCCGGCCTGGACATTCCCTTGGTGGTGCTGGATTCCCCGTACCGGGAGATCGTCCGCCCCGTCCTGGAGTATCTGCGCGGGCTGCACCGCGCCGGCCCGCGCGATGTGGTCACCGTGTTCATCCCCGAGTACGTCGTCGGCCGCTGGTGGGAGCAGCTGCTGCACAACCAGAGCGCGCTGAGGCTGAAGGCCCGCCTGCTGTTCGAACCAGGCGTGCTGGTGACCAGCGTCCCGTATCAACTGCGCTCCTCGGCGCGAACCGCGGCGGCCGAGGATCCGACCACCGTGGCCTGA
- a CDS encoding ATP-binding protein translates to MAVERGPRAPVPAAVVVAAGFGALLALDWALSAGDGRSGLVAPTVAAAAVVAVVAFLAPAAAPAIAGIGWTTPAGFAAPPYPDLKPGGTLPAAAALFAVAAVAALLGRAVRRAGTARARTAEARALLDLARTVLADGDDPAAVLAHLRDRWGANGELLELRNSRWMRVAGAPADGTPTLLRPADPPFALRVAGGDRIPSAVLEGYAYQASAALQRRRRNDAAAAAETLAAAAGAREALLAAVGHTLRTQLTPIKAAVSSLRQHDVAWSPADQEELLATIEECADRLAAQIANLLDMSRLSAGTLTPLLRPAAVPELAAAVPRPEIELDLPEDIPLVLTDPTLLARALRNLVEDAVGHAGPDQRPRLTATRAGDRVVLRIVDHAAGHRSALSFEPFDGIDDRHAGAGLGLGLAVARGLVEACGGHLEAMATPGGGRTMYLDLPCAPPEPEQAPTPEVLR, encoded by the coding sequence ATGGCTGTCGAACGGGGTCCGCGCGCGCCCGTCCCGGCTGCGGTCGTAGTGGCCGCCGGGTTCGGGGCGTTGCTGGCGCTCGACTGGGCGCTGTCAGCCGGCGACGGGCGCTCCGGGCTGGTGGCGCCCACCGTGGCCGCGGCGGCCGTTGTCGCCGTGGTCGCGTTCCTCGCCCCGGCCGCGGCGCCCGCGATCGCCGGCATCGGCTGGACCACGCCGGCCGGTTTCGCGGCCCCGCCGTACCCGGACCTCAAGCCCGGCGGGACGTTGCCGGCCGCGGCGGCATTGTTCGCGGTCGCCGCAGTAGCAGCGCTGCTCGGTCGTGCCGTCCGGCGGGCTGGAACCGCGCGGGCCCGGACGGCCGAGGCGAGGGCCCTGCTCGATCTGGCACGCACCGTGCTGGCCGACGGGGACGACCCCGCGGCGGTGCTCGCGCATCTGCGGGATCGCTGGGGGGCCAACGGGGAGCTGCTGGAGTTGCGCAACTCGCGGTGGATGCGGGTCGCGGGCGCGCCTGCTGACGGCACGCCGACCCTGTTGCGACCCGCCGACCCACCGTTTGCTCTACGGGTCGCCGGTGGCGACCGGATCCCGTCCGCGGTGCTGGAGGGCTACGCCTATCAGGCGAGCGCGGCGCTGCAGCGGCGCCGCCGTAACGACGCGGCCGCCGCGGCCGAGACCCTGGCCGCCGCCGCGGGTGCCCGGGAGGCGTTGCTGGCGGCCGTCGGCCACACCCTGCGCACCCAGTTGACCCCGATCAAGGCAGCGGTCTCGTCGCTGCGGCAGCACGACGTGGCCTGGTCGCCGGCCGACCAGGAGGAGCTGCTGGCGACCATCGAGGAGTGCGCCGACCGACTGGCCGCGCAGATCGCGAACCTGCTCGACATGAGCCGGCTCTCGGCGGGCACGCTGACCCCGTTGCTGCGGCCGGCTGCGGTGCCGGAACTCGCGGCCGCAGTCCCGCGACCGGAGATCGAACTGGACCTGCCCGAGGACATCCCGTTGGTGCTCACCGACCCGACGCTGCTGGCCCGCGCCCTGCGCAACCTGGTGGAGGACGCGGTCGGGCACGCCGGCCCGGACCAGCGGCCGCGGCTGACCGCGACGCGCGCCGGCGACCGCGTGGTGCTGCGCATCGTCGACCACGCCGCCGGGCACCGATCCGCGCTCTCGTTCGAGCCGTTCGACGGCATCGACGACCGGCACGCAGGCGCCGGGTTGGGCCTCGGCCTCGCGGTCGCCCGCGGCTTGGTGGAGGCCTGCGGCGGACATCTCGAGGCGATGGCGACCCCGGGCGGGGGCCGCACGATGTACTTGGACCTGCCGTGCGCGCCGCCCGAACCGGAGCAGGCACCCACTCCGGAGGTGCTCCGATGA
- a CDS encoding response regulator, which produces MTRILVVDDEPQILRAMRINLAVRDYDVATAADGAGALRAAAATHPDVVVLDLGLPDLDGIAVIQALRGWSSVPILVLSGRTGSGDKIQALDAGADDYVTKPFDIDELLARIRAVTRRAVSPDGQSATATIGEHVIDLSAKTISGGVRLTPTEWHLLELLLRNPGKLVTQRQLLTQVWGPHAGNESHYLRQYLAQLRRKLEPDPGRPVHLLTEPGMGYRFQP; this is translated from the coding sequence ATGACCCGGATCCTCGTCGTCGACGACGAACCGCAGATCCTGCGCGCGATGCGCATCAACCTGGCGGTGCGGGACTACGACGTCGCCACCGCCGCCGACGGCGCCGGCGCGCTGCGGGCCGCGGCCGCGACGCATCCCGACGTCGTCGTGCTAGATCTCGGCCTGCCGGACCTCGACGGCATCGCGGTGATCCAGGCCTTGCGCGGCTGGAGCAGCGTGCCGATCCTCGTGCTGTCCGGGCGCACCGGCAGCGGCGACAAGATCCAGGCGCTGGACGCGGGCGCCGACGACTACGTCACCAAGCCCTTCGACATCGACGAACTGCTGGCCCGCATCCGGGCCGTGACGCGGCGGGCGGTGTCTCCGGACGGTCAGTCGGCCACCGCCACGATCGGCGAGCACGTCATCGACCTTTCGGCGAAGACGATCTCCGGCGGGGTGCGCCTGACCCCGACCGAGTGGCACCTGCTGGAACTGCTGCTTCGCAATCCAGGCAAGCTTGTGACGCAGCGTCAGTTGTTGACCCAGGTCTGGGGCCCGCACGCCGGCAACGAGTCGCACTACCTGCGTCAATACCTGGCCCAGTTGCGCCGCAAGCTGGAACCCGACCCGGGCCGCCCGGTCCACCTGCTGACCGAACCGGGCATGGGCTACCGATTCCAGCCGTGA
- a CDS encoding pyridoxamine 5'-phosphate oxidase family protein produces MSRRTEIRMDSAEVAAYLARQQVIQVATIGPRGRPHLAPLWYALREPDAGRPVLVTWTYAKSQKTANLRRVPEATVLAESGDSYLALRGVSMECDVEVVEDYQQTFDIGVALIDRYGSAYNAERSVMIAAFEQQAAKRVGLVLTATKVVSWDHSKMG; encoded by the coding sequence ATGTCGCGTCGCACCGAGATCCGGATGGATTCCGCCGAGGTTGCCGCCTACCTCGCGCGGCAGCAGGTCATCCAGGTGGCCACGATCGGCCCGCGCGGTCGCCCGCACCTGGCGCCGCTCTGGTACGCGCTCCGCGAGCCCGACGCCGGCCGCCCGGTGCTGGTCACCTGGACCTACGCCAAGTCGCAGAAGACGGCGAACCTGCGGCGGGTGCCGGAGGCCACCGTGCTTGCCGAGTCCGGCGACAGCTATCTGGCGCTGCGTGGTGTCTCGATGGAGTGCGACGTCGAGGTCGTCGAGGACTACCAGCAGACCTTCGACATCGGAGTGGCGCTGATCGACCGGTACGGCTCGGCCTACAACGCCGAGCGGTCGGTGATGATCGCCGCGTTCGAGCAGCAGGCCGCCAAGCGGGTCGGGCTGGTGCTGACCGCGACCAAGGTCGTCAGCTGGGATCACTCCAAGATGGGCTGA
- a CDS encoding cation diffusion facilitator family transporter translates to MAHGHGHGHHDDAPHEDEHDHEPRSLRARLAHEIGELFGGHSHDPADSVDAALRDDASGRRALWISLAVLAATAAGQAVVAAASGSVALLGDCLHNFADALTALPLLVAFALALRPATPRFTYGYGRAEDVAGLFVIAMITLSSAVAGWTAVRRLTHQQAVHHLAAVALAAGLGFVGNELVARYRIRVGRRIGSAALMADGLHARTDGFTSLAVLLGAAGSGLGWRWADPVVGLLITVAILGVLRGAVVAIGARLLDAVDPALVGAATQAAAGVPGVGAVRELRIRWVGHTLRAEADIDVDPALSVGEAHYVAHHVERHLLHALPRLSAATVHVSPAGAHAPSVTSGAGSTPGD, encoded by the coding sequence GTGGCACACGGACACGGGCACGGGCATCACGACGACGCGCCGCACGAGGACGAGCACGACCACGAGCCCCGTTCGCTCCGGGCCCGGTTGGCGCACGAGATCGGCGAGTTGTTCGGGGGCCATTCGCACGACCCGGCCGACTCGGTGGACGCCGCGCTGCGCGACGACGCGTCCGGACGGCGGGCGTTGTGGATCAGCCTCGCGGTGCTGGCGGCCACCGCGGCAGGTCAGGCCGTCGTGGCCGCCGCATCCGGGTCGGTCGCACTGCTGGGGGACTGCCTGCACAACTTCGCCGACGCCCTGACGGCCCTGCCGCTGCTGGTCGCGTTCGCGTTGGCGCTGCGTCCGGCCACGCCCCGGTTCACCTACGGCTACGGCCGGGCCGAGGACGTCGCGGGCCTGTTCGTCATCGCGATGATCACGTTGTCCTCGGCGGTCGCCGGTTGGACGGCGGTGCGTCGGCTCACCCATCAGCAGGCCGTGCACCATCTGGCCGCGGTGGCACTGGCCGCCGGGCTGGGTTTCGTCGGCAACGAACTCGTGGCGCGCTACCGGATCCGCGTGGGCAGGCGGATCGGTTCGGCCGCGTTGATGGCCGACGGCCTGCACGCCCGCACCGACGGCTTCACCAGCCTCGCGGTGCTGCTCGGAGCGGCCGGCTCCGGGCTGGGTTGGCGGTGGGCCGACCCGGTGGTCGGGCTGCTGATCACCGTGGCGATTCTCGGGGTGCTCCGCGGCGCGGTCGTTGCGATCGGAGCGCGGCTGCTGGACGCCGTCGACCCCGCGCTGGTGGGCGCGGCGACGCAGGCCGCGGCCGGTGTGCCGGGCGTCGGAGCCGTTCGGGAACTACGGATCCGCTGGGTCGGCCACACGTTGCGGGCCGAGGCGGACATCGACGTCGACCCCGCGCTGTCGGTCGGCGAGGCCCACTACGTGGCGCACCACGTGGAGCGTCATCTGCTGCATGCGTTGCCGCGCCTGTCGGCTGCAACGGTCCACGTCAGTCCGGCGGGCGCGCACGCCCCGTCGGTCACCAGCGGCGCTGGGTCCACCCCGGGCGATTAG
- a CDS encoding DUF4118 domain-containing protein, translated as MPDPAEPAVRGRLRVFLGAAPGVGKTYSMLAEGRRALERGRDVVIGIVETHARPNTASLLDGFEAIPRRIVHYRDTELTELDVAAVLARAPRIVLVDELAHTNAPGSRNEKRWEDVEELLEAGIDVVTTVNIQHLASINDVVAEITGVQQRETVPDEVVRAAAQVQLIDMSPEALRRRMAHGNIYPPERIDAALGNYFRIGNLTALRELALLWVAGKVDTELDRYRAEHGIRATWEARERVVVALSGGPEGENLIRRAARIAARSTGSDLLAVHVTADDGLTRPHGGDLARIRTLVEELGGTYHQVFGHDVARALIDFARGVNATQLVLGASRSSRFAHLINPGVATAATALSGSIDVHLVTGPDGPKVHRPTAQRGALTGQRLLAGWLLAVLGMPALSVGLTRTRGSLGLPSDILLFLAAVVAVALVGGLLPALTSAVGGFLLLNWYFTPPLYTFTIGDHENVLALVVFILVAATVSAVVDLAARRARQAARAGADAEILAGLAVHVLRGENALPSLLSRLAETFGFSDVTLVERVGDPAPGDREEPSAWRVLATVGAGPCQRPAEAAVDVEIDERTRLLARGRVPAAGDRRVLEAFAAQTQLALRQQQLQAEADRARPVVATDALRSAVLAAVSHDLRTPLASARAAVDSLNNPHIGWSESDRAELLATARESLVELDRLIANLLDMSRLQAGALGLHLSAVALDEVVPHAVKSAGPEAARFRIDVPDDLPEITADPALLERILVNLMTNAVRHTPRGTDVLVAASRLGDTLEIRVVDRGPGIPLEDWKRVFLPFQRLGDTDTSTGVGLGLALSRGLAEAMGGTLEPEETPGGGLTMVLSMPGRRSGGPAPAEPG; from the coding sequence GTGCCTGATCCCGCCGAACCCGCCGTACGGGGCCGCCTCCGAGTTTTCCTCGGGGCGGCCCCTGGCGTCGGCAAGACCTACTCGATGCTGGCCGAGGGCCGTCGGGCGCTCGAGCGCGGGCGCGACGTCGTGATCGGGATCGTCGAGACCCACGCCCGCCCGAACACCGCGTCGCTGCTCGACGGTTTCGAGGCCATTCCCCGTCGGATCGTCCATTACCGCGACACCGAACTGACCGAACTCGACGTGGCGGCGGTGCTCGCCCGCGCCCCGCGGATCGTGCTCGTCGACGAACTGGCGCACACCAACGCCCCCGGCTCCCGCAACGAGAAGCGGTGGGAGGACGTCGAGGAACTGCTCGAGGCAGGCATCGACGTCGTCACCACGGTCAACATCCAGCACCTGGCCTCGATCAACGACGTGGTCGCCGAGATCACCGGGGTGCAGCAGCGCGAGACCGTGCCCGACGAGGTGGTCCGCGCGGCCGCGCAGGTGCAGCTGATCGACATGTCCCCGGAGGCGCTGCGCCGCCGGATGGCACACGGCAACATCTATCCGCCCGAGCGCATCGACGCCGCGCTCGGGAACTACTTCCGCATCGGCAATCTGACGGCCCTTCGGGAACTGGCGTTGCTGTGGGTGGCCGGCAAGGTCGACACCGAACTCGATCGGTACCGCGCCGAGCACGGGATCCGGGCCACGTGGGAGGCCCGGGAACGGGTCGTGGTCGCGCTGTCCGGCGGGCCGGAGGGGGAGAACCTGATCCGGCGCGCGGCGCGCATCGCGGCCCGCAGCACGGGTTCGGACCTGCTGGCCGTGCACGTCACCGCCGACGACGGCCTGACCCGCCCGCACGGGGGCGACCTGGCCCGGATACGTACGCTGGTCGAGGAACTCGGCGGCACCTACCACCAGGTGTTCGGCCACGACGTGGCCCGGGCGCTGATCGATTTCGCCCGGGGCGTCAACGCCACCCAGTTGGTGCTCGGTGCCTCGCGCTCGAGCCGGTTCGCGCACCTGATCAACCCTGGGGTGGCCACCGCCGCGACCGCGTTGTCCGGGTCGATCGACGTACACCTGGTCACCGGCCCGGACGGCCCGAAGGTGCATCGCCCGACCGCGCAGCGCGGGGCGCTGACCGGGCAACGCCTGTTGGCCGGGTGGTTGCTGGCGGTGCTCGGCATGCCTGCGTTGAGCGTCGGTCTGACCCGGACGCGCGGCTCGCTCGGCCTGCCCAGCGACATCCTGCTGTTCCTCGCCGCGGTGGTCGCGGTCGCGCTGGTCGGTGGGTTGTTGCCTGCGCTGACCTCCGCCGTCGGTGGATTCCTGCTGCTGAACTGGTATTTCACGCCACCGCTGTACACGTTCACGATCGGCGACCACGAGAACGTGCTGGCGCTGGTGGTGTTCATCCTGGTCGCCGCGACGGTCAGTGCCGTCGTCGACCTCGCCGCGCGGCGAGCCCGGCAGGCCGCCCGCGCCGGGGCCGACGCGGAGATCCTGGCCGGCCTCGCGGTGCACGTGCTGCGCGGTGAGAACGCCTTGCCGTCGTTGCTGTCCCGGCTGGCGGAGACCTTCGGATTCTCCGACGTGACACTGGTCGAGCGGGTCGGCGATCCGGCGCCCGGCGACCGGGAGGAGCCGTCGGCCTGGCGGGTGCTGGCAACCGTGGGCGCCGGGCCGTGCCAACGTCCGGCCGAAGCCGCGGTGGACGTCGAGATCGACGAACGCACCCGGTTGCTGGCCCGCGGCCGGGTTCCGGCGGCCGGCGACCGGCGCGTTTTGGAGGCCTTCGCGGCCCAGACCCAGTTGGCGTTGCGCCAGCAGCAGTTGCAGGCCGAGGCCGACCGAGCAAGGCCGGTCGTGGCGACCGACGCGCTGCGCTCGGCGGTGCTCGCCGCGGTCAGCCACGACCTGCGCACGCCGTTGGCCTCAGCCCGCGCGGCCGTGGACAGCCTGAACAACCCGCACATCGGCTGGAGCGAGTCCGACCGGGCGGAGTTGTTGGCCACCGCTCGCGAGTCGTTGGTCGAACTCGATCGGCTCATCGCCAACCTGCTCGACATGAGCCGCTTGCAGGCCGGTGCGCTCGGTCTGCACCTGAGCGCGGTCGCGCTCGACGAGGTCGTCCCGCACGCGGTCAAGAGCGCCGGGCCCGAGGCAGCGCGCTTCCGGATCGACGTCCCCGACGACCTGCCGGAGATCACCGCCGACCCGGCTCTGCTGGAACGGATCCTGGTCAACCTGATGACCAACGCGGTGCGGCACACCCCGCGGGGCACCGACGTGCTGGTGGCCGCCAGCCGCCTGGGCGACACCCTCGAGATCCGCGTGGTCGACCGTGGCCCCGGCATCCCGCTCGAGGACTGGAAACGCGTCTTCCTGCCCTTCCAACGCCTCGGCGACACCGACACCAGCACCGGGGTCGGCCTGGGCCTGGCACTGTCCCGCGGCCTGGCCGAGGCCATGGGCGGGACGCTGGAGCCCGAGGAGACCCCGGGCGGCGGGCTGACCATGGTGCTGTCGATGCCCGGGCGCCGCAGCGGCGGGCCGGCCCCGGCGGAGCCCGGCTGA
- a CDS encoding potassium-transporting ATPase subunit C, translated as MTRTSQSGPFLRRHLAAIRALVVLTALTGVVYPLAVTAVAQTVFHNKANGSVINVDGKAVGSSLIGQAFQDDKGNAIGKYFQSRPSSAGTGNGYDPTSSSASNLGPESVVDTLATAGNPSSAKQSLLTGVCSRSAAVGQLEGVDGGRPYCTADGVGAVLAVFPAVGTPDHAVSVNQACPAKPFLTTYQGVPVTCANPGDDYSAGRVVPVDVGPAHPQVPADAVTASASGLDPDISVAYAELQIARVAKARNLDPHTVAGLVAKYTTGRALGFMGDPVVNVLELNLALDQRNS; from the coding sequence ATGACTCGAACCTCGCAGTCCGGCCCGTTCCTGCGCCGGCACCTCGCCGCGATCCGGGCGCTGGTCGTGCTCACCGCATTGACCGGCGTGGTCTACCCGCTGGCGGTCACCGCGGTCGCGCAGACCGTGTTCCACAACAAGGCCAACGGCTCGGTGATCAATGTCGACGGGAAGGCCGTGGGCAGCAGCCTGATCGGTCAGGCTTTCCAGGACGACAAGGGAAACGCGATCGGAAAGTACTTCCAGTCCCGGCCGTCCTCGGCCGGCACCGGCAACGGGTACGACCCGACGTCGAGCTCGGCGAGCAACCTCGGCCCGGAGAGTGTCGTCGACACCCTGGCCACGGCGGGAAATCCCAGCTCCGCAAAGCAATCCCTGCTCACCGGAGTCTGCTCGCGCTCGGCAGCAGTCGGCCAGTTGGAGGGCGTGGACGGCGGTCGCCCGTACTGCACCGCCGACGGCGTGGGCGCGGTACTGGCCGTGTTCCCGGCCGTCGGCACGCCCGATCACGCGGTCTCGGTCAACCAAGCCTGCCCGGCCAAGCCGTTTCTGACGACCTATCAGGGCGTCCCGGTCACCTGCGCGAACCCGGGCGACGACTACTCGGCCGGGCGCGTCGTCCCGGTCGACGTCGGCCCGGCGCACCCGCAGGTCCCGGCCGACGCGGTCACGGCGAGCGCCTCCGGGCTCGACCCGGACATCTCGGTGGCCTACGCGGAGCTGCAGATCGCCCGGGTGGCCAAGGCCCGCAACCTGGACCCGCACACCGTGGCGGGGCTGGTGGCGAAGTACACAACCGGGCGAGCACTCGGCTTCATGGGCGATCCAGTGGTGAACGTTCTCGAACTGAACCTGGCGCTGGATCAGCGGAATTCGTAA